The Hemicordylus capensis ecotype Gifberg chromosome 13, rHemCap1.1.pri, whole genome shotgun sequence sequence TAAGAACAGGTGGGGAAACCAAAATATATCTATATTAACTAAAGTCTCCTTGGAAATTGTAGACATCAAAGTTGCAATGTTTATCACCCTCCAAGTTGCTCCAGAAGTTAGAGCATTTTATACCTTCAAATCCGAGAGCAGCTGCACTCCGTCCTTCTGTCTGCGGCAAGCTATCGCTAGGTTACAAAAGGTATGTAGATTGGGCGATAATCCTTTATTCACTAGAATTGGCAGCAGGCTCTGTGGAAGGTACAGAAGGAAAGCTGTATGCTGTGCCAAGAACTGATTGCAGCAGAGTACATAAACTAAGCAAAATTGAACAAATCTGCATAATGTTTCATTTGCTTCGTTCAGGGATCCCCAGcctgtgggcctccagatgttgctgaactacaaattccatcacccccagccacaatttatggaAGTTTTCCCACTTAGCACAATTTATCCCAGTTTTGCTCATGGGGAGGGCCAAGATGCTATGCAAGGCACTGAAGCCACACCCCCAAGCACTGGAGAACTCCAATGCCTCTCTGGCTGCTGAGATTTCAACAGAAGCTGCCTCCATGCTCTCAAGCATATTGTGCAGCCATCAGGATTAGAAGCTTGCTTTGTGAGAGCAAATGGAAGCTGCAGTTTTCAGGACACTGAATACAGCAGGACCTCGATATCCACAGGCTCTACATCCACAGATTCGTGGTCGGGTACTAGACACCCAACTTCAACATACGTGGGGGGAAATCATGTTGACCTCACACAGCGGTGGGTCCAAGGTGGTTGGAAATGACTGtggatgtcatttctggccgccattttgtttttcagagccttttttaaaaaacaggggcAGTGATTTTTCGGCCGATTTGGCGGCATGGTGTGACTCAGGGGGAGTAgtattctctccccccacaattaGATGTTTTTGTGAGGTTTTCCGgtgaccgggaacctaacccccaatttcccattgcctcaatatccacagtttccatatccacggtTGTAGcatggaacggaacccctgtgaatattgAGGTCCTTCTGTTTTGCGAATTCTACACTCTGCGCACCTGTGGAATCGTGGCCTATATGCACGGCCATGCCCAAGATCTCACCTTTGCTCCCGCTAGGTCTCCTTGCTTGCTCCTCTTCCTCACCAAGGTATTAATGAAGGTGACATCTGGTTTCACATTGTCCTCATCCATCACAGCCAATAAGGAAGCTTCTGATTGGCTGTTGGGCTCCACTACCTCAGCGAGCAGCGTAAAGGTCTTAATATTAGCTGCCACTTTGTCGTCTTTCATCTTCTTTAGGAAGCCTTCCATGTTCCCCATCAGAGCCAGTCTGTCTGAGGCTGTGGTCACACTCCCTAAAGAAATCACATTGCTCGGAACCTGCATGTCCAGCAAGTTGGGGATCGTGTCCTCAGAGAAACACACCATGCTTGTTTCCAAAGAGCGTGGAGCCAGTTGGCTTTTCTCCGAGACAACCAACTCCTTGGACATTGTGGAatgtggcacagcagagaaactGTCTCTGCTCTCAGCAGTCTCTGCCTTTTCACAATCCCGGCTCACATCTTGGTTTTCCTGGCTGAAAAAAGGTGCCTCCGGTTTTCTGTCGTTTTCCGGGAACATACATTTTTCCAGTATCTCCACATCCAAAAACGTTGCCACTCCAGGATctgcttcctttcttttcttgccTTTCACCTTCTGGCGCTGTTGACCAGACATCAGCCTCGGGGCGGATGGACTCCCCTCCAAGGATCTTAGCAACAGCTCAGAAGCCACGAGGGGGTCGCCGAGGCCACAGTCTCTGGCAGCGCCGAGCATCAAGTTGTAGCTGTAACTGTCGGGTTTTAGGTTCAATCTAACCATCTGCTGCCACACCTGTTTTAGGAAAGACAAATTAGGGCAGAGTTAAGGTGGTGTGAACCCGAGATGATCAGAGGAGTTATAGCATTTCTAATTTGACAGAGACTGTTTTGCGCCAAAACAAGCTTACTCAAAAGTAGGTCTTCCACAGCTACTTCCTGGACTATTGCAGCTCACTCAGTGCTGAATCTTACAGTGCCTCCCAGAGGATTCCATTTATAAGACCAACTATTACTGCAGTGCGAGTATACCAAGACGAgtaggtggagaggagagctggtcttgtggcagcaagcatgacttgtccccttagctaagcagggtctgccctggttgtatatgaaagggagacttgatgtgtgagcactggaagagattcccccacttaggggatggagccactctgggaagagcatctaggttccaagttccctccctggctgcatctccaagatagggctgagagagattcctgcctgcaaccttggagaagccgctgccagtctgtgaagacaatactgagctagatggaccaatggtctgactcagtatatggcagcttcctatgttcctatgagtaagGTCCCAATCCCTCATATGGCAGGGACACTGCCCCAACTCTTCATCCATCATCTTCAAGGCACTTTGAACAACATATTCATCTCTCTATTACTACCAGTGTCAACCCAACCATCAGCTGGGTAATATGTGAGAATCTGAAATTACTAGGAATAAAGCATTTGAATATATACATGTTAAGCTACAGTGGCCTTCGTAGTTGTGATTATCTCGAAGGAAACACGTTgttttttctttccccaaaagGCAAATTTCAAAACGGCATAATCATGAGGATTATGATCTAGAACAGGCGTTtcccatccttgggtccccagatgtagttggactacaactcccatcatccccagctacagtggccaaagagcattgtggctggagattattgTAGTTGTAGTTCCAACCCTGTAGACCCAAGGTTGGGGGAACCCTAGTTCTAGAAACATGTAGGTCTCTAATTGTAACACACACACGAGCAATCAAGGATCACAGCCAGATGAAAAGAACAGCCTAACTCAATCAACCACATGCTTCAATTTCAGTGCAAATTGGAAACTCTCTGGTGGGTTTGCTCCACTGGAAAGAAGGAAGATCGCAAACACACCTGTAAGGCGTATCGGAAGCCATTCTCTTTATCTGTTAGGCACCCCATGAGGAGAACGTTGAAAGTATCTGTGGTGACCTTATGGCCTTTCTGGACAATTTCCTAGAAAAGAGTGGAGGGGGCGGGTAGTAATAATATAATTGTTCTAAGCAGATctcttgaaaaacaaacaaacagacaaaaaccCGCTACAAACACCACAAACCACATTTCCAGGTTAAATTagtgaaaggaaaacacacaTCAACACTATcaaatgtgttatttatttatatctatgtaaatcgctttgggaacttttgtagacaatcaatatataaatatgtgtcgtAAATTTGAAGGTGTTGCACAGGAGAGAGACGCCCAAATGTTTTGATTGAAGCCACGTCAGGCAGCTTCACTCTTTtctgccagggattctcaagccgGAGAAGATGCTCCCTagatgttgccagactacaactcccatcatccctttggccattgtggctggggatgatgggagttgcagtccagcaacatatgGGGATGCGAGCTTGAGAGCCCCTGCCTTATGCCATCTGAATTCTTTTTTAAGTTTAGAGAAGCATCCCACAAACCGCACTCCAGCACGATCCACgcagcgtggatctctggaggctgggacgcatcgccccggccagtgttccctctaacagggatttccagatgttgttgactacaactcccagaatacccagctGCAATTTCTTTtccttgaggattctgggagttgtagtcaagaacatccgagaagccctgttagagggaacacggatcctggcctccacgtatcccacaatacactgtacGCCAAGTGTGGCGTATTGCGGGATTCCccgtcagatgggcactctaggcacccgtctgtGTCTCCATGGGCTGCATGCAGTCCGAGGCGGCACACAATCCCGGCAGTCGGGTTAAGAGCCTTCAACTTGACTTGTGGAaggcaaccaggccagacccaAAGGTTCTCTTTACCTTTAATATGTCCAGGCACATCCTGAGATCTGAACAGAAGGCACAGACTTTCAGCAGAGCGTGGTATGTTGCCAGATTCAGCTCCAGATTCTTTCTCCGGAGCTGCTGCCATAGCTTGAGTGCACTCTGCAGGCCCGAATCTTTCCAGGGCGACTCGGCACAAGCGTTGAACAGGGCTGTGTATGTGGCATCCGTGGGCATCAGGCCACGCTTTTTCATCTGTCTCCCAGAGAAACAATCGGACATATCTCTTATTTAAGAATACTGAGAACACCATCATTCCTACAGCTGTATACACCAGAGATGTGAGGACTCTGCATATTATTAAACATACAATTATAACTTTATAACCCAtaccaattgttctctgggtggctcacaaacacAACCCAGTGAATAAAACACACacttaaaagcacattaaaaagagaatgctacctaatggcacagcggggaaatggcttgattagcaagtcagaggttg is a genomic window containing:
- the PTCD1 gene encoding pentatricopeptide repeat-containing protein 1, mitochondrial; translation: MINRRKAVDLLSRHVTMTAHLVSRHFQTGAFTLKGFFNTPVCPTHRLWSIPKKHSVWPRNSQHLLRYLGSRPISSSRAVYKLDNRDLQRTRPASSSKAVSAEDEEPDDDEGFGKLSQNFSSRHFFHKVRVDFQNIQLQIPEEESEVKLRRGRRNTPYWYFLQCKALIKENKLAEALDLFEVQMLKENRLQPEESNYTVLIGGCGRAGYVKKAFQLYNDMKKRGLMPTDATYTALFNACAESPWKDSGLQSALKLWQQLRRKNLELNLATYHALLKVCAFCSDLRMCLDILKEIVQKGHKVTTDTFNVLLMGCLTDKENGFRYALQVWQQMVRLNLKPDSYSYNLMLGAARDCGLGDPLVASELLLRSLEGSPSAPRLMSGQQRQKVKGKKRKEADPGVATFLDVEILEKCMFPENDRKPEAPFFSQENQDVSRDCEKAETAESRDSFSAVPHSTMSKELVVSEKSQLAPRSLETSMVCFSEDTIPNLLDMQVPSNVISLGSVTTASDRLALMGNMEGFLKKMKDDKVAANIKTFTLLAEVVEPNSQSEASLLAVMDEDNVKPDVTFINTLVRKRSKQGDLAGAKSLLPILVNKGLSPNLHTFCNLAIACRRQKDGVQLLSDLKQCGISPNTHIYSTLISGAVKRLNYTYLIEILRDMRNNQVPPNEVVLRQLEFAAQYPPEFDRYKTKDHYLEKIDGFRAYYFRWLKWMAAEETPHPWAKYRTPKQSQSKETGSSEAAQNHSSRMGQ